The genomic stretch TTCAAGGACAATCAGCCGTTAATGAGCTGCGAAATTTAGGAAACACACAGCAAAAAAAGTGGGTTTAGACGGGCAGTAAACGGATTCGTCTTAATTTTGATATGGGTTCATTGATCTTATGTTTACTATTATTCACCGAAAAATAAAAGTAGAAACGTTTTAATTGTCGCTCAATTTAGGCGCTACTCCCTTAGATTTTCAATGAATGTTCAAAACATACTCATTTGCTTCCTCAAGGCTCAATTTACAAGTGAAAGTATTCGGCAGAACATTTGGCAACTTGTAGTCGGAATTACTGAAATATATtcctatttttcatttttaaaacaaaaaatggatgtgCGACTCTGAAATGCTaatttttcttctctttccataaaCTCCATTGCTACACTACTCGTGAGTTTCGGAACAAAATCTCGCTGTAACAAGTATTTATTATCAATGTGTGTTTGTTCAGAAAATAATCGTTTCGCAGTTTTTATACGAATGGTAAAAGCAACCAGCCCTAAACCACGAATCTAGCTAAgcgtgaaaagaaaaaaactgattgtagttttttattttcgtccaTGCGATAAAATGTCTTCTGACGAATTCTTGTTTTtccttgaaaatttttcaatcaatccGCTTCCCTATCTTCTGATCTACTGTGTAGAACCGACAGTGATAAATTGtatcttttgaacaaaataaGATGAATTCAAGATATAAAAGCAAAAAAGGgttaaaaaaacctctgttgaCACGGTGCTCATTTTTCaagatttatataattttcagaGTATACATGATTGAAGCTAGCCGtcgttttctatgttttttttttatgaacggAATAGAGCAatcatatctttttttttttttttaaatcagccAATAAAGTGTCAGCTTActttcaaattgtaaaaattatttGGGTCAATCAAACGTGATGGCTAGGAGATTTGACTACTGCAAAATAGTTCCCGTTCCAGTTTTGTCGTGCTTTACAATTAGTGTAAACGCTTCTATGTTCATCAATTTCACTTGATTGATGTTTACTTATTTCATCTATACATGTTGATTGTAGTCAGATTCAATTCAGAACGTATGGGTCATATTTGGGTTCGCTGTCAGCTCATTCTACACACATCTGTGACTAGCAAAAACCTAGGGTATAAGGTCTTACTGTCGATCGATGTAAGCTACAAGTTCAGAAATAGTTCAATAAGCACCACATGGGTAATGTACTGTCCAATCAATTCAGTATCATGCAGGTGGCTCGATTGTATTGAGAATTGTTCTTGATTGGTTTGAGTTAAACAGGTCACGCTTTTGAAATAAATTCAGTCATTCGTCTATTCATAGCTGGGTCAGTATTGTTGAACGGTACAATAGCTTGCAAAATTGTTTAGagctgagaattttttttttttttttgaaaacaaaatacaacaggTTTATTATAtaacttattttttaaaaatttcatataAATATTTGGGACGAAGCATGAACTTTATTCGCATTCCCGTTGAAGTCAATTCGGCTTGAGCGAAAAAAATATGGCGTGTGTTGAATTCAATTTCACAGATTACGCAAGTGGTCAATCGTTACGTAAACCTAAAATCCAACAAGAAAGATCACTGCACGAAATATCGGATTCAAATATCGAAAGCCCACTGGTGCCGTTCAGTGTCGACGGGTGTTCAACATGTTTTGCTTCTTCCTTTGTCGATTCAAAAGGACAGGTTCTGCGTAGTTCAGGTTTAATGCCATTGTCCAGCTGAGGCTGATCTGCCATGCTTCGTCTGGCAGGCGCGTACAGCGAATAAGGGAAACAGGAAGAGTGAAGCCTTCGATTTCAATCCTAACAGATCTGCATGTGCAGTGCATAAAAATTGATGTGCATGTATTTTCACGAATTTTGCTTTGTTGTGTTGTTCTTTGTCACACCAGTAGCTTCAAGATGCTGAACGACGCAGATGCGCGACCTTCCAGCAATTTTCCAAGTTCACCAGgaacaaaaattttgaatcaCGTATTTCACAATGCTGCGCATATATTTTCTAAGATGAGACACGACCTTGACCTTTTCTAATTTGTATCGGAATGACGTATTCGCCATCATTATGTTGTTGTTATGATAAAACATTCCAAACCTGTTACaagttaaaaaaaagcaaagccttggtactacattccgattcggaacttgaccttctgtttactatacacagacttcgctttactatacacagatcctactgacactaacagtctctcccgagccgagactcgaacctacgacgactggcttgttaagccagcatcgtacctcgagaccagctgaggaGACTGTTACTAGTTTTGTGTTTTAAACCGCGAGCCTGCTTTTCAACACTTAAGGACAATGGATACTACAAGCATGGACTCTAGAATTAATAGAAAGATACGTGTTCATCCTACTCACTTTGAGAAGGTCGCCTGGTATTCTTTTATTTCCTTCCGTGAGAACTCGTGGAACTCAGTGTAGATGTTAACGACACGGTACGTGTGCTTCACCTCTACACCATTCTCCAGGGCGTCGTTTATCTGCTGGCGGCGGTTCAGGACGGAGGACAGCTCGGAGTCAGCtgacattttttgttgtttggCTTCTATCTGCCTTCTGTTGTTTCCAAAGAGTAAATTATCACTTTCTGCCTGTATCCTTCCAGTCAATCGATACCGACATAAACACGTACAATGGCACAGATACCGAGTGGAAGAGAAACCTCTACGAACAATTATTCACTTACTGTGCGGATATTTTCCcaattattttattcaaattgcttcttttttttctttacatgATAATGCCACCATGGCTTGCCGAGATAAGTGCAGCTAATTAAATCGCATTCGACATCACATGCGATGTATgtacactgttttttttttgctgtactTTACTTCATTTACGCGCCCAGACTTATGTTTATTATTGTTGTATGCAGATCAATGTTGCACTTGACTTGTGTACTTTGGCATTGAAATCGCAATAGGCTGGGAATAATGAGCGGTGCACAGGTTTTTTACACAACCGCAAGCTTTGGTTCTTTCAACACTGACAGGAGAGTTTGGACAGAttgaaataacaaaacaaaagaaCAACTCGGCAATTTATTCACCTACACCTACACCAGTTGAAAGTAGAAGTGAAACTGAAAATTCAAACGAAACTGACTCGGTAACGGCTTCTGTTGGATTCGATGATATTGCTCACTGACGGCCGCATGTGCGTCGGTTTCTCACTCTCTTCGTTGATGGGAGACATGCTGGTAcaatgagcataaaagagaggtgaggaggagagtgcattttcctagtattagtaaatgcttcaaatgtaaacaactagacgaactcaatggtaaactcaaatagctacgtcactatttggcatcatCTCTTGGCAGAAGGGGGCAAGCAAAGGggcgcgtgcaagtgttagtaggttttctcctcacctctcttttatactcattAATGAATTGATGCTGGTATAAGAAGCAGTGATGTCAGCTGTATTTTACCCGCCATTGGCTGTTTGTTTgcgaaaacataaaaatatgaaCATATCGTAATATAATTTGTTGATATGTTCAAGGCAAAAAGGTCGTTGGCTATTATAATTTTCTTGTTTCGAATCGTTCATTTAGTAATTTCCCTAATAtttatatagggtatcgaacgtcttcgtcagtggttttcttcggcagtttttctgccgcaatcttatgcaaaagggggccgaagaaaaccactgacgaagacgttcgaatccctatttttttctaataaattccAGATTTTTACCTTGATTTGCGAAATAATTTGATTTCTTTGGAATAGCGGTTCCATTGTATTGTACAAGCTTGAAAAAAATCTAAGTTGTAAAAAACATCTTGACGGTATATTGAAGATCAAACAGCCATGCTCTGTGTCCGAAAGATAAGCCTGTACAATAAAACATAACTCACCCTCTCCGCTCTAGACGGTTATTGCTTTAGTGTGTTAGCGACGTCGTGCTCTCTCGAAGCATGCGTATCCGATGCTTATTCCCGCAGCACAGAAGGTTCTGTTTTGCTTTAAACAAGTGCAATATGAGTAACGACTACAACCGATACGAACTTGATTATATGAGAGTAAAACCACTCATTTGCTTTATTTGTAGCCAAGTCAGTTGAAGATATATCTAACAACATTTCTCTAAATATGTATTTTGTAACTTGTGTGATGCAAAATGtccttttttgtttgtttgcttcATATTCGCCAGTGACTACAAATGTTCTATTCAGTATGATGTATATtgtttttcaaatcaattgacATTTTTGTGACCTCTTTTTcacataaacaaaaaaattgtgGCAGTTTTCAGTTTACCATACACAAATTAGATATATGTTTACGTTCAATGTCGGTTGctgtttttagtattttttcgcCAACAATATAGCTTTGATTTGCTATTGTTGACGACTACTGCTACATAGTTTTAGATCACTGAAATTTGACAAAAAAAGGTAAATAACTCTCCGTCTGATATCTTATCACCTGCATGGGACGCAGTATATCTTATCATAAAATCGACGCAAAAACTCAGATACCCATAGCTTGCAAGAACGGACTGTTGAACAGTACTTCAGCAATTATCGACACAATAATATCTTGAAAATGAAAGCAGCAATTACTTTAGTAGGCCTCCTTATGGTGACGGTGATGGTAGATGTGAGCGCGGACATTTATTCCGAAATGGCCAGTTGTGCGTGCCCTCTTTTATACCAACCGGTATGCGGCTCGGATAACGTGACCTATTCCAACGATTGCGTACTGAATTGTGCTATGGCTACTGCGACCGGAACCAAGATAGGACTGAAAAAGCAACGTAGTGGATCTTGCGAAGAATCTGAACTGTAAAATTTGACTGCAAAGCGGAAAAAAACTGTGTTGAAATGTTTTGCtacaaaataaataacattgtttttatttcttgaGTGAGTAATTTTACCCAAAGCTCAGTTAATAGCTGTGTTGTCGCATCAAATTGTGGTTACTGATGTAAGCATATTCTCATCTGTGCTAAAGTACATATTGATGTTGTGTTGTGGGGCAAATCATAAAATACAAGTTTTCAACCTTACAAGTTTTCAACTTACTTATTCTCTGAAGTGATCCCCACCTGGGTATGTTAGCGAAAACAAGGTGTTGATTCGAGCTGAGCTGGAATTCCCATCGTAAATTTGGATTTTTACCCTTCCGCACTCAGTTCTGTTATCAATGTCAGGAGTGTGGCGACTCGATAAGACAGTCCAGCAGAAATCGATAGTCTTGGTTGTTTGGTTTTATAAAGTAATGCCATTCTGATACCGTTCATCAGTAGTATACGTGAAGCCTGTTGAGTAAAGTATTAAGGAGAGATAATGCAACGTgcttcaattttaattttgacaaCAGTGATCCTTTTGGGGTCTTTGTTGACAACATCAGTGGAAGGACGACTTTCACGCGAGCGCGGAATATGCGCCTGTCCACGGATTTATATGCCAGTTTGTGGAACCGACCTTCACACATACGGCAATGAGTGCAGCTTGCGGTGTGAAGCTAATTCAGAATTGGGGAGAGCGAGTGGACTTAAGAAGCTACAGGATGGATCTTGCGATACATTGGCAGACAACCTGGATGAGTTACCGGTGGAGTACTGAGTACGATTCCATTGAATTGTAGAAAGTGTTAATTGTTGTAATGTTTAAAAGGTGGAAATTCGATGACTCATGAAAGGTCTGGAAATTTACcttacgaaaaataaaatttatcacTATCACGGGATGACTCAGTCACATTGATTCACAGTGGAAATTTCCTGTAGATAACTTTACAAGTAGATTAGGTTACAAGGGTTACTTAAACCAAAAGGATTAGCTTTTGATGTGCTCAATGTGGAATGAGCACTTGAAACACAATAAAGTATTTACTCGGTGAACACCTTTTATTTTGTTATGCATTATCAACTATGTCGATAGAAAATGGTTTTCACGGTCTGAAAGTGGAAACTTTATATTTGGAAGACAAAAAACATCCCGAAAAGTTGAAACATTAATAATTGTTGACATTTCTCGATAGAGAATTGTGTCAAACACTTCATGTTGACTTATTGACGGTTGGAAAATGCCTCAAAACCATCGGAGTGATACAAAAGTGAAATTACCCACATTAGTTCAAGCCAAGGAACGTCGAACAGCTTATCAAACGGAAGTCAAGGaagatatttttaaatgaaaatgtttCTTGATCATACATCAGCATCAACGTGCAAGCTGTATGTATGAACTGCTCCAACCGAACGAAACCATCACTGGAGACCTCTGCAGACGTCAACTTAAGCGTTCGACCCAGCCATAAAAGGAAAAACATCCATAATTTGAGGATCATGTGAAATGGTGAcaccaaagcaaagccttggtgctacattccgattcggaactcaaccttctgtttattatacacagattacgcagccaactgtttgatttacaggacaattgcggggctagcgctacgatcctactaacacttaCAGTCTCttccaagactcgaacctatgacgactggcttattaggccagcatcCTACCTCGAGGCCAACTGGAAAGAAATGGCGACACCGCTGTCACTAACAAaggaaattttaaaattaagaaTTATTTCTTATATCATTCGCTGCTCATTTAGTTATCTTTAATTAAAatctggggtcgatttctgGTCTCTAGGTATCATGTCGGCTTCGGAATTACCCATATTAAATGGTGTTTGgctatttttggttgtttcacAGAAGCCGAGAACAAGGTTTTACAtcgtaaaattacaattttgaaCAAGGGAAGTAAATCCGCTAGAAACTGACCAATTAAAAACTGAAGCATATAAAAAGGGACATGGTTTATATGTTAAAATGACATACGTATGCGATACATCAGTGATGAAGTTTAAGATGCAGTTCCGTTTGATTGACGCAATTTCTTTATTGTATAAAAAGAAGTTGGGCAAAGGATATGGCATTTATGTTTTAACCGGAATCTGCCCAGGATTCCCCGtgaatatttttcaactttggatAGCTTCTGCGTCCATGTATAAAACTAAACTAACTTTATGTGATTTTCTCTGTCATGCCGCTATTGTGGTTCATAAAAGTATTGCCATATGATGGAAATGTCACTGAATTTTAAGtcgataaatttttcaatttgtcaTATGATGCCATACGGCATCATTGGGTTGATTCGGGTCTCTAGGCGAACTCTTTAGGGACGAATGATCACCGTGGTTAATATTCCCTTAAAAAAATCTAGGTGAACTCAATCATAAGTTttgtatactgccgttccaagcatagttgtctcATGTTCGTCACAAATCCTATGCATGCTGGGACAAAGATGCTTGGATCAACAGTATAATGCTTTAGACAACACGACGAGCAGATGGCGCAGCTAAGCAAGCGTCTCTCGTTTTTGTCATCAACAGCGATACCAGATTGGAAGACTAAAGACTGTGTTATAAATAGATACGCGAAGAGAAAAGTAGTAAATATGGCTTCCCTTTgccaatattttattttaaactgtGGTAACCATATTTAATTTCGTAtaacttttcatacgcactagaaagtgtaatgaaatttcgaaactttgtaaggatatattactgaCTTTGTTCAtacaattatttaattttcatcCCATCACTCATAATACGAGCATTACGAACACATTTTCCGTTGAAACCATATTTGCACGTGGTTCATTCATTCTGTACGCAAGgtaacacgcatgagtttgtttactttgcacacttagagcctcgatttgacggttcatttggagttttcgacctcactatTTGCGTGTCTGtttataacaccgtctgtaTGGAAGACATATCTTCAAATTGGAGACGTTTACCATGCGGCGAATACATCCTTGTTTGTGAAGACAAATGgaagacattgaaaaatttgtGACGATATTGGAAAATATGTGATTATGACCCGCATTTTGCAGAGGGTGGGACCTTGTTTTGTTCGGACATTTCCGATTTGCCGGTAAATTTTCCGGGTCGGTTTTTACGACCATCTCGGGTTGAAAGAatggaaaaacatttttttttggaacgtagagacatttgaaaaaatgacctgtcATCCCCGGCCATCAACCATATTTGACGTAACAAGCGATGCCGCACTGCTATGTCTGAGTTCACACATTCCTAtttaaggcccaaatacacacggCGTAATAACGCCTTCTCCGTACAAAATGGAAGGCGGGATAGCGATCACGACCACCTGTGTAAGTAATCAACTGAAATATGTAGGACATTTTGTACTGAGTGGATCAGATGATCACAGAATATTGTTTGCGATTTGTCTATTGTGAAAGATTAATGTTAAAAAATGCACGAGAAAGATGTGGACGTGGGCAGAAAAAGTCACACGTTACAACACAGCAAAAAAGCTGGAGTTTGACGTAATTGCATCCAGATCTAATAGTGCGAATTAGAGGTTTGTTTACTAAGTAATGTTATTCAGCCTTTGAAGCCAATTAGCTCACAAATAATATCTGTTTTTCTAGAAACTACCTCCGAACAGCTTCCTTGAAGTATACGAGGTTCATGGATGAACCCTTCTTATCCCGAACTCAATTTGAAATCATGCTagttcaatattattactaatCTTGAGAGATTATTTAAATAATATCCTGAAATATCCAACATCCGCCCTTCTTGGGCAACACCGTTTCGTACTACtacttgttgttgtttttttgttcaACTACACTCTGTTTCAATTGTGGCTATACGttataaaatgaaaaacgaaCAATTTTAGTGCTACACCAGTGTATTTACAGTGCAAAAACTAATCCTACATTAAAATCatctttaaaaataattctGCTGATGTTTACCTCGATGTGAATGTTGTTCCGGAACCTCGACGAATACACAAATAAGATGGGTAGGTATATGTTTACATTAGATGCCGGATATTATTTCTAGTATTTTTCCATCATTCCTACAACTTTTGAAGAGAACATATTCTATGCCAGCGGTtcttaaactttttttattcgcgtaccccttggcgatacttttcatatcgattgtaccccctggcttggattGTTTTCGCAGAGTAGGAGAGAGTcttgtttaggtttcaaatttAACTATGGTttttttgattgctacagtcatgttttaagagcaagattgaaaaacaaatgaagtattttagagaaaaattgctttgtccgccattattgaattttctttcgcgtaccccctgaaggctttcgagaacccccaggggtacgcgtaccccaggttgagaaccgctgttctaTGCAAAAGCATCGTTGACTACTAGGTACTGCTACATAGTTTTAAATCATTAAAATCTGACGGTAAAAAGTAAATAATTCCCCGTATGGTATCTTATCACCTGCATAGGACGCAATATATCTTATCTAAAAATCGACGCAGAAACTGAAATACCCATAGCTTGCAAGAACGGACTGTTGAACAGTATTTCAGGAATCATCGACACATTAATATCTCGAAAATGAAGACATTTTTCGCAGCAATTATCACAGCAGGCTTCCTTTTGGCGGTGGTGATGGCGGATGTCCGCGCTGACATATATTCGGAAATGGCCAGCTGTGCGTGCCCTCTTCTATACCAGCCAGTCTGCGGCTCGGATGACGTGACCTATTCCAACGGTTGTGTGCTGAATTGTGCTATGGCTACTGCGACCGGAACTATGATAGGATTGAAAAAGAGACGCAGTGGATCCTGTGATGAAACgaaattgtttaatttaattgaaaaaagcGTAATACACTTAGAGTGAATGTTTCTATTTATATGCCTGTTGTGTTTATTTTTCCAGTGAGTAATATATGTACTGAGCTCAGCTAAAACAGTTTGCGCTATAAATTGATCCGAACATACTTGATGTAAGTCTGCTTCCATCTGTGCTAAAGTACATATAGATATAGTGTTGTGGGGCAAATTTCTCATAATAAGTTTTCATCCAAAAAACTTATTTAATCTCTGAAGTACCTTTATGCACTTTCGAAGATGTTGACCAGGTATGATAGCGTTAATAATCTCTTGGATTTTACCCTACTGCACTCAGTTCTGTTATCAATGTCAGGAGTGTGGCGATTCGATAAGGTAGTATCTAGAAATCGATAGTCTAAGTGGGTTCTTTTTATAAAGTAATACCATTTCGATGGCATTCATCAGTAGTATACGTGAAGCCTGTGAGCTAAAGTGCCTAGACAAAAAAAATGCATCGTGTATCAGTTTTAATCTTGACTACAGTGATCCTGTTGGGGTCTTTGTTGCCAACATCAGTGGAAGGACGACTTTCCAGCGAGCGAGGAATATGTGCCTGTCCACGGATCTATATGCCAGTCTGTGGAACCGATCTTCATACATACAGCAACGAGTGCAGCTTGCGGTGTGAAGCTAACTCAGATTTGGGAAGGGCGAATGGACTAAAGAAGCTGCAGGATGGAGCTTGCGATACTTTGGCAGACAACCTGGAAGAGTTACCGGTGGAGTACTGAGTACAAGCGCCGTAATTGAGATGTAGAAGGTGTTTATAAGCATACATATGTATTTGAAAGGTGTAAATTCGATGACTAATGAGATACTTAATTGgaaatttgccttaaaaaaaataaaaattattactATCACCAGATGACTCAGTCATATTGTTTTACTGTGGAAATTTCCCGTAGATAACTTTACAAGTAGATTAGGTTACAAGGACTACTTAAACCGAGAGGATTAGCTTTTAGTGTGGTCAATGTGGAATGAGCTTTTGAGACGCAATAACGTACACGTGAATGTGGTCTCGATTTACTCAGTCAACACCTCTtacataaaaaaatgagtttgttCTTGTTAACAGTATGGAGGTATCTGGTATAGTATAGGgcccgaaaattatctgaacggttcataatgatgttgtaatgaTTCATAATGATGTTGTAACATTGTTGTGATATTTGATATTCTCAGTgctgggcaccattccgctaattcgctaattcgctaattagcgacgctaaaattcagttagcgatttagcgatttcgctaatttttgagctggttagcgaaactgttagcgtcgctaatatTTTGGCCTCCGaaacgctaattcgctaaattttgtagagaggCGACAATacaaaatatttagaaaaactgtgaattgctgatggcgtacgtaaattgcttcgaaagatgaacatactttactgcgaaagttacttttgtcagtttttttaccctagaatggagttacagttatcgtacaagccacaggagcattttgaagaacaagcacaaggtctagattaaatttttggcacatcaagaactttggtaaattgcaatgcgcttgaaattatgacaactttggttctactttttcgattcagataataattgaatttttatgaaaacattcctaagagtatctattttcaatgcaagctaaataacttttgttattcctgtttttacaaaatcaaatatgaataccgtttcgtaaaCCTCTGACTGTAAATAGCTTTGAAAAGTAATTGATTTCGTTTGTTtcaccaaaacagatcaaagtggtccaaatcttacaaaacacgagcaataa from Wyeomyia smithii strain HCP4-BCI-WySm-NY-G18 chromosome 3, ASM2978416v1, whole genome shotgun sequence encodes the following:
- the LOC129732964 gene encoding serine protease inhibitor dipetalogastin-like; protein product: MKTFFAAIITAGFLLAVVMADVRADIYSEMASCACPLLYQPVCGSDDVTYSNGCVLNCAMATATGTMIGLKKRRSGSCDETKLFNLIEKSVIHLEYDSVNNLLDFTLLHSVLLSMSGVWRFDKTKKMHRVSVLILTTVILLGSLLPTSVEGRLSSERGICACPRIYMPVCGTDLHTYSNECSLRCEANSDLGRANGLKKLQDGACDTLADNLEELPVEY